The genomic segment TCTATAAGTTTTAATAAAAACTCTTTTTGAGAATATGAAAAACCAACTTCAACTCTTTGCACCATTGCCTTATACTCAGTTGGGTTTCCTAAACCATAATTGGCTGAAACTGATGCAATAACTATAACATCATCAAAAGATAGTAAAGAAGCAGTTGCACTTAGTCTTAGTCTCTCTAGTTCTTCATTAATTGAGCTATCTTTTTCAATAAACAGATCGCTTCTTGGAATATAAGCTTCTGGTTGATAGTAGTCATAATAAGATATAAAATATTCAACATGATTATTTGGAAAAAATTGTTTGAATTCACTATATAATTGAGCAGCTAATGTTTTATTGTGCGTCATTATTAAGGTTGGTTTTTGAACTTTTTCAATCACTTTTGCAATAGTAAAAGTCTTTCCACTTCCAGTAACCCCTAAAAGTGTATTGTACTGGTTACCTTCTTCTATACTTTTACATAAAATTTCAATAGCCTTTGGCTGGTCTCCACTTGGAGAATATTCACTTACTACTTCAAATTTTGCCATTTTTTTTCCTATAAATTTTCATTTAAAAAAGTTTTATTTTTAAATCTTGTAAAACTTTTTTGACAACACAAAGATGGAATATTTATATATTCTTGCTTTCCTATTTTATAAGATTTTGCCTGATGATAGTGCCCTTCAATAACAATATCTTCACTATAATTCTTAACTCTTTTATTTACAAGTTCTTCAAAGTAAGTTAAATTGTGACAAATTTTTTTATTCTCTAAAGCTTTTTCTATTTTTTTACTTATAAAAAAATTTATATCTAAAAGATTTAGAAAATAAAGAAAATAGCTATTTCTTATAATCTTACAATATAGATTATAGTGCCAATTTATAAAATTATCACCATGAGATAAAGCTATTTTTTTATCTTCATATTCCAAAAGTAAAGGTTGTTTTTCTCTTTTTATAACTTTAATATTTGGAAATATTTTTGAAAGGTTGTAGTCATGATTTCCTTCTAAATAGAAAATCTCAAAACTATTTGAAAGAGTATTTAAAAGTTCTATAATATTCTTATTTCTATATTTAAAATATTTTATTTCATAAGATAAAAAGTCAAAATTATCACCCATTAAAAAAATTTGACTACAAAATATTTCACTATTTTTTATTTTCTCTAAGATAATTTTAAACTCTTGATTTTTCTTATTGTAGTGAGAATCGGCTATAAAAATAGCCTCATCTTTTAAAATAAAACTCAAATTTATAGCTCTAACTCTTTGTAATACACTTTTAAAATTTCAAAAGTTTTAGTCCCACCTGGAAGTGTTGCAATGAATTCATCTCCTTCAACTTTTCCCATAAGCTGTTTTGCTAAAGGTGAGTTAAAAGAAATTAGCCCTTT from the Aliarcobacter cryaerophilus ATCC 43158 genome contains:
- a CDS encoding UDP-2,3-diacylglucosamine diphosphatase → MSFILKDEAIFIADSHYNKKNQEFKIILEKIKNSEIFCSQIFLMGDNFDFLSYEIKYFKYRNKNIIELLNTLSNSFEIFYLEGNHDYNLSKIFPNIKVIKREKQPLLLEYEDKKIALSHGDNFINWHYNLYCKIIRNSYFLYFLNLLDINFFISKKIEKALENKKICHNLTYFEELVNKRVKNYSEDIVIEGHYHQAKSYKIGKQEYINIPSLCCQKSFTRFKNKTFLNENL